ACTTGCTGGAAGCTTTGGAAGTGATTGGAGCCTTTCACAATTACTCAAGTAGAGTATTTCCAAGCTCGCAAGGTCACTGAAACTATTTGGTAGGATACTAACACTGTTACTTCTAAGATCAAACCACTTTAACGAGCTCAACATTCCAATTCTGTCGGGCAGATGTGACACATTACAGTGTGGCAAAGACAACACCTCCAAACAAGCAAGGTTACAGATACTATCCGGCAAGGTAAGTAAATTGTTTCCTCCAAGATTTAACTTTTGCAATGAGATCAACCGCCCAATTTCGCAAGGCAGATGTGACACGTCACATAGTGACAAATTCAAATTCTTTAAGAGAGTAAGGTTGCAGATGCTATCCGGTAAGTTAACTAAACTGTTACCTTTAAGAATCAAAGCCTCTAAGGTGGCCAGCCTCCCGATTTCACTTGGCAGATGCGACACATCACAGTGTGACAAATACAACTTCTTCAAGCGAGTAAGGTTACAGATACTATCCGGTAAGGTACGCAAATTATTTCTGCCAAGATCCAAAGTCTCCAATGAGATCAAATTCCCGACTTCATTTGGTAGACATGACAAATTGCAGTTTTCCATGCTCAATTCTTTTAAGCAACTTAAGCCAAGTACAGGGGAAAGTGACAAACAAATAGAATCCACTCTCTTTGTTCTGAAATTCCAAAATGAGAGGAATGGGGACAGTGATTTAGATAGCTTGATTCCAGAATATTTTCCAAGCATGGAGTAGCCAGAGAGATCAAGATTTTCAAGAGTTTTCAACATCCAAATGCTTGAGGGAAGCTTCTGAAGTTTTTTACAGTTCTTCATATCTAGAACAAGTTTTTTGAGAAATCTAATAGAATCGTCAACCTCTACCAACCTTATGCAATCATTAAGCAACAGTTCCTGAAGATTGTTGAGTCCAAAGAAGTCAGGGGTTCTGGTTAGGTAATAGCAATGACTGAGGTAAAGGAATTTCAGTTTACCCAACATCTGtccaaaagaaaacaagaaccattaattttcatgtaaaatacGATGCTAGCAGTGTTTTGAGTGAGATAAATAATGGAGCAGGGCATGATGGGCTGGAGTGCACAAGTCTATGGGCTGGTATTAATTGGTTGAGTTTGGAGAAGTCACGGATTCTAGCTTGGTAATAGCAACGCTAATTTTAACATCGTATACAATCTGAGGGttattgaaagagagagaagaagaatgtTATTACCTTGGTTCCTTTCCATACTTGTTTTAGGCGACTATGACTCAAGTCAAGAGTAACCAAATTCTCCATATACAATTTTGATGGGACACATTTCAACGGGAATCCATTCCAGCATAGCCATAGTAACCTTTTGGAGATATGTTCATAACCTACGCTTAGGTTAACATAATTGAGATGAAGTAGCCATAGTCTATTCATCTTTTCAAAGGCCCTTGGATTCACTTGGACGTCATTCGGCTTAGCAAAGTTTAGGAAGAGACCTTCAACCGCTTCAGTTCCCTAATACAAAAATCCATTGCACCATGAGGAGCGAAGTTTACCTTAATGAGGAAACAAAATAAGAAGGAAGTTATGATTAAGTCCATCAATACTAACCGTGAGAACTAAGAATGTGCATACACGTTTGGAATTCTAGCAGTAAATAAACAGAAAATATGAATTAAAAGTTCAGGAATATGGACCTCACCGTTCCATCTCTCAACACTTCAAGGGCATCCTCTTTATACCATAATCTGCTACGCCTCCCTGGCTCCTTAACAGATTCTTGTCGGACAATTTCTCTGCCCATGCCTCTAATCAAATCATGCATCATAAGCTCATCACAGGGCCCATATTTTATGAGACACCGATCGGCCAGAACCCGAATTCCAATCGCAGCGAAAAAATTACAGCCTTCAAGTATTTTGATCGTAGAAACACCATATGTTCTAGCAAAAAAACATGTCATATCTAGGAACAACTCTTTCACTTCATCACTAAGAGAATCAAAACTTATCTTAAGTTTTGCTTGAACATCTATAGGAgggatttttttcaattttgatattGCACTTTTCCATTCATGTATGCTCTTGCCATACAGAAAGGAGCCCAAAACTTCAAGAGCTAATGGAAGCCCTCCAGCATAGGCCACGACTTGATCCGAAAGGTCCAAATAGTTTCCTTTGGGATAGTCTTCCTTAAAGGCATGCCAACTTAAGAGTTGAAGAGATTCACTCCTATTTAACTCCTTTGCTGCATATATCTCATCCACTTTAAGCAAATTTAGCAAAGACACACCTCTTGTTGTTATGATAATCCTACTTCCCGTTCCAGACCTGAAGGAATCTTGATCTATCGCTAATGCTTTCAATTGCTGGACATTATCCACATCATCCAGAACAAGAAGAACCTTTCGACAAAAAGCTCTTTGTTTTATTACCTCGATTCCTTGATAGGAATTTCTTATATTATGGGTTCCGTTGCTACGTATATTCAAAAGAAGTTGCTCTtgtaaacaaaccaaaccatttggTTGCTTTGAAGTTTCTGCAACATTCGCAAGAAAACTGCTACCTTCAAACATATGTCGGATGACATTAAACTGttccgcgaatatacatatatacacgaaaaaagggtgctcggatcaagcactttacacacctcggatgccgttgattcccacgtgGGCCCcctcgttattttttttttaaatttttagacggctcggatcggccgtccggtggtcggagacggTCCAGcacggccgtccctacgatttcggtaccgaccccgtcggtaccaatatcatttctgtaaCCTAAAACCATTGAGAGGCGTAACGTAATTAGTTATGCCGGGTGTGTACCGGATTTTTTTCCAATTGCATCCcaccaataaaataaaataaaaaattgaattccgGAAGGTGCATGCATGGTCTTGTCCACTTCTGCAGTTGAATTCAGTAGGTAACTAGTTATGCTTTCTAAATTATTCAAGTAATAGACCCTCTCATAATGATTGATGTAtatagaaagaagaagaggctTCATTTTTCCATGCACGCAGACTCCATGGACCAGGGTCCAAGCTCAAAGATGAATGATAGATGTAGACTTTGTGCCTTATCCAAGAGACAAAGGGGTTATCCTCACACTTGTTGTTAGGTGACTTGTTTGATTGTACGGAGTAGTAGATTCGAACAATCGTCCCCGTGTAAGAAAGGGGGAAAATCTGGTTacagaacacacacacataaaaaaGATATGTGACCAAGTGGTTAAAGCCTAGAACTTGGGAATTTGCTTACTCTCATGTCTTAGGTTGTTTCAGGTGTTATCAGCAGAAGTTATCTATTATTATGGTATCAATCTATACGAGCTTTGTCACGGCTTTAAATGAACCGTCTCATAATGGAGGGTTTGATTGGTCTAAAGAATCAATTGAGGTGCTCATAAACTTGTTCGTGTTAGGAAAAACTCTAAATTAAGCTCTCAAAACTCTAACAAATTACAAGCAGCTGGTacagagaaaacaaataagtaGAACCCCAAAATCATGCATTTATGCAGAAAGTATTGAAAGTATTTCCCGCAATCGCAGCCGTGGTTGAAGTTAAAAGCAAAGAGTTTTTTGTCATGGGAAACATCTGATACAGtaaagaggaaagagaggagGAAGTAATAAGGGAAAATAACGGTCAGTGGTCGTGCTGATCAGAGTACAGAGAAGAGAATGGAGTGGAAAACCTGGTTTGTCTGTTTTTTGTTGCTAGTTGGGGTAGAGGGAAAAACACGTTGTTCGACAAGGAAGGGGAAATATCACACTGCATTTTGTGTGAAAATTTCCAGTTTGAATCaccagtggcgtagccagaaatTTGAACCTGTGGGCCACCGATGCTATTTTCTTGTGGAAGCAAATGTCCATCTCATTTTCAAGAATCTAACACAACTTAAGTTTCTTTGAACTATTTCTTCAAGATCCTTATTGGAAAAAGTGTTTTTTAACTATCATATATTTTGTTAAAGTAGCTACgaagaaaaaatacaatttttttttttggtttttagtgCTGTACAAATCATCGTCCATACGAATTGAGAGGAGTTATTGATagatttaagaaaataaatagaGGAATAAGGGAGAAGGTGAAAAGGATTCTCACTTGACATGCATTTTGTGACGAGATAATGATTATTATCCGTATTTACGTGGTAGGAGTAGCATGGAGGCAAAGTTTAGTCAATGGAGGCTTGCTTgtgattatttaataatttaGTGATCGTGGGGTACTGTCACATGGTTTTCCAAAACCCTTTTCTATTACATATTTGGGGGAGACTCTTATATTAACTCTTGagttcgccgttcaaaaaaaaaaaagtcttgaGTTCCACACTAATATGTTGTGGAGAAGGGTATTGGAACATCATGTGGCGGTGGCCCAGTAACACTCAATAATCTTTTCTTGTTTGAAAGTATAGTGCTAACATTTCTAACACATAATTTACACgtgtggaagaaaagaaaaatagtgggATCCTGTGCCCCCACTGGTCCTCACATAAATCTGCCACCAGTACTATCAGCTAGTTATGATGCACTCAGGAGCGGTTAGGCTTAAAAAGCCACtttgattattattttgttttatttaaaaaaaaactgcatttgttaattttgcattaaattcgtgtgaattattagttcgtctcgacaagaagaatcagataagtaaaaaattacgatccaaactcaaaattatgaataataaaaataataatccaaaaaaaatttgtctgtttaacttatttttgtctttatttaccAAAATTTATCAATTTCTATATTGCACTTTTCCATTCAGGTATGCTCTCGAAACGAAAACATCCAGGGCTAATGGAACTATGGAAGCCCTCCCGCATAGGCCACGACTTACTCCGAAAGGCCCAAATAGTCGTCTTTCGGATGGTCTTCCTTAAACCATGCCAACTTGAGAGTAATCCATCTGCTGATGGACATATAAGAAGAAGGAATCCAAAGGACAACTTTCCTCAATTTTTTCAGGCAAAATCAGTCTATTCACGCGTTTTTCCGCATTGCTGAAATTGCCTTCCGAGACTTttatgattttttcttttgtgttctttttcttgtttacatgatcgttttttttttttggatcctaGCATGGGGATATTTTGGGTGTTTCAGCAGCATGTCGCAATCGGGGATGGTGAGAGTGATGAGAACTTCGTGTCACTATCATTGGTTGTTTCCATaaattctactccctccgtccatttttaagtgtctcgcttcgtaactccaacttattaaaaaaaaatcatcatttcacctttcacatcaacttttatctccactttccctacttaccttctatggagacatcatcattacatttttactcattaacttttcaaaatggaaaatgtaccaacttttatccattaactttacaaaatagacacttattaaggaacaactcaaaatggaatactggatattaaaaaggggacggagggagtaggacttttttttttttttttgacatgaaaATTCTAGGACTAACATTCAACCACTTCTTTAAAACGTATGACCACAATGGGATAGTGAATGGTGTGGACATTTATGAGATGGTTGTGGTCAACGGAGACTTGGTTGCTTGCCCTTTGGTTGTATCTTTGAATGCACCACACCGTTTGGGGAGAGATGCAGTTGGATGGGGGTTGAGTTTAATACGCGTTGATCGATTGGAAGGAGAGAGTTGGATTCTTAACTAGCTGTCCTTGTCTTTCACAAATTCCCTCACAGCTGTATTGATTCTTATCTCAGTCTACTGCTATGTCTGTTCGATAAGACTTCATTCGAGTTGGTTACAGGAAGGAGTGCCCGGGAACAAAGACAGGATTAGCAGATTCTTTATGTGCTTAACCTTCCATAAACAATTGAAGTTAACTTAAAATGTGCTCTAGAAAGATCTTGCATAACGGCTGAACAATGGTGGGATGAAGAAGACATACCTTCTACACCATAAGCTTGTTAGGTACAGTGCAAAAAAGAATTCATCCAGGAACCAACTTGAAGAGTTTGACCAGACAATGTCTCACACAAGTGCGGAATCTTGCAAACAAAGTCAGctcaaaagggaaaaaactaATCCGGTTATGCATCTCACACGCATGACCAAGAAACCATAACCTCCATGAATTGAATCCAATTCATGCCTATCCAAACAACTGTTCAAAAACTATATGTATGAGTTTCTGTTAACAAACCACTCATCAAGGTTTTTAAAACCACCCCTGAAACTCAAGAAGACGTCATATTTGAAATGTGTTGAGATggaggaggatgaggaagagGCTTCTTTGGCCATGCAGCCTCCATGGACCAAGCTCAAAGATGAATGATAGATTTTGACTCGTGCCTTTTCCGAGAGATAGGGGGTAGCCCTGCATACTTCTCTTCTTGTTAGGTGACTCGTTTGATTAATAACTCAGGATATCCAGGCAATCTTAGGTGCACTGGACTAATATCTCAGACTCAAAATATCTGGATCCTCTGTTATCAAACTTATAAATCATTTGTCACTGTATTGTCCTTGTTGTCCTCTTATATGAGATTAATCCCACACTTCTTCACTGTCAACCACGACTCCTTCTTCTCGGAGTCTTCTGGAATTATCTCAATCGCCAATTCATCCCCGAGGTGCAAATGGATTTTTGATGTAGGGAGGCGTGTCGAAATAGAAGAACGTGCAACAAGGACAAataagtatgaactagaggtgctccctctacgaacacacaataatgagaaataatctcaattttcattaatattcATCAAAAAACAACTCTCTTGCCCCAATGGCGACAATCTTATTATATAGTAGTAGCTACCCTAGAAtttaaaaggaataaaaatatTAGGAAGCAACCCTACTTCttgtaaaacaagaaaagataaaataagaaaCTGAATCAATCTAAATTAAGAAACTAAATAATTCCATGTTAACACTCCTAAATTATAAGATTCCaaacaaaatactaaaactaaagctgtaaaataaaatactaataaaaTACTATTTTCCTAAATCCAATCTGCATCAAATCCATCTGATCTGATGCCAAATAGATGATTAGCATCTGATCGATCTACATGAGTTATGTCAGCTATGTGCTGctcccaccaccactgccaATCAGTTTTCGTATTGGAAATAGTCATAATAGACCGAATAGTAGGTTCATTGTGAGTTCTGAAAACTATACATAAAATCCAGCCCAGTTTTCTCCGGGGTTACCAGAGATGGCACCAAAAGAGAGAATTTTGACCCAGTATACTGGTACTGGAACCAATTGGGAACCTCATCCCCTGGAAGATAAATACGTCTGCCTCCCCACACTGCAGACCATTCCTGTTCCAACAAATCATGCATTAGTTGAGTATAAATATATTCCTTTTTCTTGACAGGACTTGAAATCAAAATATTCACACAGGCTGATATTATACTGACAATAAGAAGATGACAAATGAGATATTAGCAGTTATATTGATGCAATATACGCTTTATATCCTATTGTtcttttgaagagagagagagagagagaaagagagagagagaaccttatACTGGTCGAGTCTTTCTATAACACCATGTACAATATTGTTCTCAGCTAACATATCGCATCCTGCAAGGCACATGTATAGTGTATCTTGCGGGTTGAATTCAGCAGGTATTCTTTCTAGTAATGAGTAGTTTCTTGCATTCACACAGTTCAAACTTACTGGAAAATCTGGAAGTGATTGGAGCCTTCCACAATTACTCAAGAAGAGTCTTTCCAAGCTAGCAAGGTCACTGAAACTATTTGGTAGGCTACATATATTGTTACTTTCAAGatccaaaaattttaacgagctcAACATTCCAATTCCACCAGGCAAATGTGTCACATTACAGTAATTCAAATTCAACTCCTTTAAGCGAGTAAGGTCACACAGACTATCCGACAAGGCAAGTAAACTGTTTCCTTGAAGAGACAAAACTTCTAATGTGACCAGCCTCCCAATTTCGCTGGGCAGATGCGACAGATTGCAGTCTTTCAAAGTCAAATCCTTTAAGTGAGTAAGGTCGCAGATGCTATCCGATAAGGTAGGCAAATTGTTTCCGCTAAGATCCAAAGTCTCCAATGAGATCAAATTCCCGACTTCATTTGGTAGACATGAGGGATTGCAGTTTTTCATCTTGAAATCTTTTAAGCAACTTAAGCCAAGTACTGGGGAAAGTGACAAACCAATAGAACCCACTCTCTTTGTTCTGAAATTCCAAAATGAGAGGAATGAGGACTGTGATTTAGACGGTGATCCTTTGAATCCAGAAAATTTTCCAATCATGGAGCAGCCAGAGAGATCTAGACTTCCAAGAGATTTCAACATCCAAATGCTTGAGGGAAGCTTCCTAAGTTTTTTACAGTTCTTCATATCTAGGATAACAAGTTTGTTGAGAAATCTAATAGATTTGTCAACCTCTACCAAACTTATGCAATCATTAAGCAACAATTCCTCAAGATTCTTGAGTCCAGAGAAGTCAGGGGTTTCGATTACGTGATAGGAATAACTTGGGTAAAGGAATTTCAGTTTGACCAATCTGTCCAAAACAGAATGAGGAACGTTAATTTTCACATAACACAAAATGTGAGTGGCGttcgaaaaaggaaaaatttaatGTTGTACCTTGGTTCCATTCCACACTTTTTTCAGGCTACTATAGCGCAAGTCAAGAGTAACTAAATTCTCCATATGCAGGTTTGACGGCAAACATTTCAATGGGAAACCATTCCAACATAGCCACCATAGTTTTCTGGAGATATGTTCGTAACCTTCGCTGAGATGAACATTATTGAGATGAAGCAGCCACAATctgttcatcttttcaaatgctTTTGAATTTACTTGGACCTCATTTGGCTCATGAAAGTTTAGGAAGAGGCCTTCAATGTTGGTTTTATGCCCTCAGAGccaatatttgtttatttacattatcaataagagttttattttattattctgaaatGCTTTGTTTCATACATTGGATATAATTCATAAGATGAATATAAAAGTCCCAAATTACATTGAATATGATTTATGTATGTAAATGTGATTTACTTACGGGAGATATAAATCaccaatgtttgtaatttaaaCTATTCACAATTGCTGATAAGAATCCTAAGAAAGTTAATGAACTTAAGTATCTAGCCTATGTCACTTTGAGTCACCAATGAGTGAGGTCTAACTCGATCAACACCTCGGTGGGTTGGGTGATTTATGTTAGGACTGTGAGAACATTATTTTCAAGATGGAATTCACTCTCTATTTAATTACAGAGTATAATGTCCCCTTGAGTTAGTTCACTGGATTAGTCTTTAAACCTAGTACTAGTCATTTTAATGAAGTGTTcattaaaatgtttttctaGACTAAAAGTGAGTGAACTAGTATTCAATGGAATTAAAATATAAGTATGCTTTGGTGTGATAGTTGTTTATTATGACCAATTGCTACTTATGGACATTACATAGTGAAGGGGTTTGACATTACAGTATTGCCATTTATTGGGAACAATATATTAATATTCTTGAGGCCTAGAGTTCAGCCA
The sequence above is a segment of the Rhododendron vialii isolate Sample 1 chromosome 13a, ASM3025357v1 genome. Coding sequences within it:
- the LOC131313148 gene encoding disease resistance protein RUN1-like, coding for MHILSSHGYEHISKRLLWLCWNGFPLKCVPSKLYMENLVTLDLSHSRLKQVWKGTKMLGKLKFLYLSHCYYLTRTPDFFGLNNLQELLLNDCIRLVEVDDSIRFLKKLVLDMKNCKKLQKLPSSIWMLKTLENLDLSGYSMLGKYSGIKLSKSLSPFLSFWNFRTKRVDSICLSLSPVLGLSCLKELSMENCNLSCLPNEVGNLISLETLDLGRNNLRTLPDSICNLTRLKKLYLSHCDVSHLPSEIGRLATLEALILKGNSLVNLPDSICNLTLLKNLNLSLCDVSHLPCEIGRLISLQKLNLGGNNLLTLPDSICNLACLEVLSLPHCNVSHLPDRIGMLSSLKWFDLRSNSVSILPNSFSDLASLEILYLSNCERLQSLPKLPASLYHVDAINCTLLLERIPTEFNWPPGLCKPFQEWSMQRMFGVYLPGDEVPNWFPYQYTGSKLSLGVPPLVTRRIIGWNLCIVFRTHKKPGQRSFVTGIHLFGGDELEIEISPDDQEKTVPWLTVKKCGIQLVYEDDVDITGTNVL
- the LOC131313149 gene encoding disease resistance protein RUN1-like yields the protein MRIFPLSYTGTIVRIYYSVQSNKSPNNKCEDNPFFNVIRHMFEGSSFLANVAETSKQPNGLVCLQEQLLLNIRSNGTHNIRNSYQGIEVIKQRAFCRKVLLVLDDVDNVQQLKALAIDQDSFRSGTGSRIIITTRGVSLLNLLKVDEIYAAKELNRSESLQLLSWHAFKEDYPKGNYLDLSDQVVAYAGGLPLALEVLGSFLYGKSIHEWKSAISKLKKIPPIDVQAKLKISFDSLSDEVKELFLDMTCFFARTYGVSTIKILEGCNFFAAIGIRVLADRCLIKYGPCDELMMHDLIRGMGREIVRQESVKEPGRRSRLWYKEDALEVLRDGTVRSIFLNF